One window from the genome of Oncorhynchus kisutch isolate 150728-3 linkage group LG21, Okis_V2, whole genome shotgun sequence encodes:
- the LOC109866638 gene encoding heterogeneous nuclear ribonucleoprotein Q-like isoform X2: protein MATDQTTDHVNGNSTEEPIDITEVDTTTAEVIHSDNFQTLLDAGLPQKVAEKLDAIYIAGLVSHSDLDERAIEALKEFNEEGALQVLLEFKESDLSHVQNKSAFLCGVMKTYRQREKQGTKVSDSTKGPVEAKIKALLDRTIYTLDVTTGQRKYGGPPPESVYSGAQPTIGTEIFVGKIPRDLFEDELVPLFEKAGPIWDLRLMMDPLSGLNRGYAFVTLCTKEAASEAVNLCNNHEIRPGKHIGVCISVANNRLFVGSIPKSKTKEQIVEEFAKVTEGLNDVILYHQPDDKKKNRGFCFLEYEDHKTAAQARRRLMSGKVKVWGNVVTVEWADPIENPDPEVMAKVKVLFVRNLANSVTEEILEKSFGQFGKLERVKKLKDYAFVHFDERDAAVEALAQMNGKVLEGEHIDIVFAKPPDQKRKERKAQRQAARTNMYDDDYYYNYGPPQLPPPTRGGRGRGGYSYPPDYYGYDDYDDYYGYDYPNYRGGYDYDYDYYGYDDFQAPARGRGGRGARGASPARGRPGAPRGRGGFSPRGGPGSSRGGVQQRGRGGVRGVRGDHSGNVGGKRKADGYNQPDSKRCQTNNQNWGSQPIAQQPLQGGDHSGNYGYKSDNQEFYQDYFGQQWK, encoded by the exons ATGGCGACCGATCAGACGACTGATCATGTAAATGGGAATAGTACAGAGGAACCAATAGATATAACTGAAGTGGACACAACTACAGCTGAAGTTATCCATTCAGACAATTTCCAGACTTTATTAGATGCTGGTTTACCACAGAAAGTTGCAGAAAAACTAGATGCAATTTACATAGCAG GCTTGGTATCGCACAGTGACCTAGATGAAAGGGCTATTGAAGCATTGAAAGAATTTAACGAAGAAGGTGCTCTACAAGTCCTGCTTGAATTTAAGGAAAGTGATCTGTCGCACGTGCAA AACAAAAGTGCCTTCCTCTGTGGAGTAATGAAGACttatagacagagggagaagcaAGGAACCAAAGTTTCAGATTCCACGAAAGGACCAGTTGAGGcgaaaataaaa GCTCTGCTTGATAGAACCATCTATACACTTGATGTGACAACGGGTCAGCGGAAGTATGGAGGGCCCCCCCCAGAGTCTGTGTATTCAGGTGCTCAACCCACTATTGGAACAGAG ATATTTGTTGGGAAAATTCCTCGAGACTTGTTTGAGGATGAGCTGGTGCCACTCTTTGAGAAGGCGGGACCTATCTGGGATCTACGTCTAATGATGGACCCCCTGAGTGGCTTGAACAGGGGCTACGCCTTTGTCACCTTATGCACTAAAGAGGCTGCCTCGGAGGCTGTAAACCTG TGTAATAATCATGAAATACGCCCCGGCAAACACATTGGAGTGTGTATATCTGTTGCCAATAACCGGCTGTTCGTCGGCTCCATCCCCAAGAGTAAAACGAAAGAACAGATTGTGGAGGAGTTTGCTAAAGTCACAG AGGGTCTTAATGATGTCATACTGTACCATCAGCCAGATGACAAAAAGAAGAACAGAGGTTTTTGCTTTTTGGAATACGAGGACCATAAAACTGCTGCTCAGGCCAGACGCAGGCTAATGAGTGGCAAGGTGAaagtgtgggggaacgtggttaCTGTGGAATGGGCAGACCCCATCGAGAACCCAGATCCAGAGGTTATGGCCAAG GTGAAAGTTTTGTTTGTCCGAAACCTTGCGAACAGTGTTACGGAAGAAATACTTGAAAAATCCTTCGGCCAGTTTGGTAAACTGGAGCGAGTGAAAAAGCTGAAAGATTACGCCTTCGTTCATTTTGATGAGAGGGACGCTGCAGTCGAG GCGTTGGCTCAAATGAATGGCAAAGTTCTGGAAGGAGAGCACATTGACATAGTTTTTGCAAAGCCCCCTGATCAGAAGAGGAAGGAACGCAAAGCTCAGAGACAAGCAGCCAGAACAAACAT gtatgatgatgattattattacaACTACGGCCCCCCTCAGTTGCCCCCTCCCACAAGAGGCGGCCGGGGTAGGGGAGGTTATTCTTACCCACCCGACTATTATGGCTACGATGATTACGACGATTATTATGGTTATGATTATCCCAACTACCGCGGGGGATACGACTATGACTACGACTACTACGGCTATGATGACTTTCAGGCTCCCGCTAGAGGAAGAGGTGGCAGAGGTGCAAGGGGGGCATCCCCAGCCAGAGGTAGGCCAGGCGCTCCCAGGGGAAGAGGTGGCTTTTCCCCGCGTGGTGGTCCAGGATCAAGCAGAGGAGGTGTGCAACAGAGAGGCCGCGGCGGGGTACGTGGTGTGAGGGGTGACCACAGTGGAAATGTAGGAGGAAAGCGCAAAGCTGATGGGTACAATCAGCCAGATTCCAAGCGGTGCCAAACCAATAATCAGAACTGGGGCTCTCAACCCATTGCTCAGCAACCGCTCCAAGGTGGTGATCATTCTGGTAACTATGGTTACAAATCTGACAACCAGGAGTTTTATCAGGATTATTTTGGGCAACAGTGGAAGTAG
- the LOC109866638 gene encoding heterogeneous nuclear ribonucleoprotein Q-like isoform X1, translated as MMATDQTTDHVNGNSTEEPIDITEVDTTTAEVIHSDNFQTLLDAGLPQKVAEKLDAIYIAGLVSHSDLDERAIEALKEFNEEGALQVLLEFKESDLSHVQNKSAFLCGVMKTYRQREKQGTKVSDSTKGPVEAKIKALLDRTIYTLDVTTGQRKYGGPPPESVYSGAQPTIGTEIFVGKIPRDLFEDELVPLFEKAGPIWDLRLMMDPLSGLNRGYAFVTLCTKEAASEAVNLCNNHEIRPGKHIGVCISVANNRLFVGSIPKSKTKEQIVEEFAKVTEGLNDVILYHQPDDKKKNRGFCFLEYEDHKTAAQARRRLMSGKVKVWGNVVTVEWADPIENPDPEVMAKVKVLFVRNLANSVTEEILEKSFGQFGKLERVKKLKDYAFVHFDERDAAVEALAQMNGKVLEGEHIDIVFAKPPDQKRKERKAQRQAARTNMYDDDYYYNYGPPQLPPPTRGGRGRGGYSYPPDYYGYDDYDDYYGYDYPNYRGGYDYDYDYYGYDDFQAPARGRGGRGARGASPARGRPGAPRGRGGFSPRGGPGSSRGGVQQRGRGGVRGVRGDHSGNVGGKRKADGYNQPDSKRCQTNNQNWGSQPIAQQPLQGGDHSGNYGYKSDNQEFYQDYFGQQWK; from the exons ATGGCGACCGATCAGACGACTGATCATGTAAATGGGAATAGTACAGAGGAACCAATAGATATAACTGAAGTGGACACAACTACAGCTGAAGTTATCCATTCAGACAATTTCCAGACTTTATTAGATGCTGGTTTACCACAGAAAGTTGCAGAAAAACTAGATGCAATTTACATAGCAG GCTTGGTATCGCACAGTGACCTAGATGAAAGGGCTATTGAAGCATTGAAAGAATTTAACGAAGAAGGTGCTCTACAAGTCCTGCTTGAATTTAAGGAAAGTGATCTGTCGCACGTGCAA AACAAAAGTGCCTTCCTCTGTGGAGTAATGAAGACttatagacagagggagaagcaAGGAACCAAAGTTTCAGATTCCACGAAAGGACCAGTTGAGGcgaaaataaaa GCTCTGCTTGATAGAACCATCTATACACTTGATGTGACAACGGGTCAGCGGAAGTATGGAGGGCCCCCCCCAGAGTCTGTGTATTCAGGTGCTCAACCCACTATTGGAACAGAG ATATTTGTTGGGAAAATTCCTCGAGACTTGTTTGAGGATGAGCTGGTGCCACTCTTTGAGAAGGCGGGACCTATCTGGGATCTACGTCTAATGATGGACCCCCTGAGTGGCTTGAACAGGGGCTACGCCTTTGTCACCTTATGCACTAAAGAGGCTGCCTCGGAGGCTGTAAACCTG TGTAATAATCATGAAATACGCCCCGGCAAACACATTGGAGTGTGTATATCTGTTGCCAATAACCGGCTGTTCGTCGGCTCCATCCCCAAGAGTAAAACGAAAGAACAGATTGTGGAGGAGTTTGCTAAAGTCACAG AGGGTCTTAATGATGTCATACTGTACCATCAGCCAGATGACAAAAAGAAGAACAGAGGTTTTTGCTTTTTGGAATACGAGGACCATAAAACTGCTGCTCAGGCCAGACGCAGGCTAATGAGTGGCAAGGTGAaagtgtgggggaacgtggttaCTGTGGAATGGGCAGACCCCATCGAGAACCCAGATCCAGAGGTTATGGCCAAG GTGAAAGTTTTGTTTGTCCGAAACCTTGCGAACAGTGTTACGGAAGAAATACTTGAAAAATCCTTCGGCCAGTTTGGTAAACTGGAGCGAGTGAAAAAGCTGAAAGATTACGCCTTCGTTCATTTTGATGAGAGGGACGCTGCAGTCGAG GCGTTGGCTCAAATGAATGGCAAAGTTCTGGAAGGAGAGCACATTGACATAGTTTTTGCAAAGCCCCCTGATCAGAAGAGGAAGGAACGCAAAGCTCAGAGACAAGCAGCCAGAACAAACAT gtatgatgatgattattattacaACTACGGCCCCCCTCAGTTGCCCCCTCCCACAAGAGGCGGCCGGGGTAGGGGAGGTTATTCTTACCCACCCGACTATTATGGCTACGATGATTACGACGATTATTATGGTTATGATTATCCCAACTACCGCGGGGGATACGACTATGACTACGACTACTACGGCTATGATGACTTTCAGGCTCCCGCTAGAGGAAGAGGTGGCAGAGGTGCAAGGGGGGCATCCCCAGCCAGAGGTAGGCCAGGCGCTCCCAGGGGAAGAGGTGGCTTTTCCCCGCGTGGTGGTCCAGGATCAAGCAGAGGAGGTGTGCAACAGAGAGGCCGCGGCGGGGTACGTGGTGTGAGGGGTGACCACAGTGGAAATGTAGGAGGAAAGCGCAAAGCTGATGGGTACAATCAGCCAGATTCCAAGCGGTGCCAAACCAATAATCAGAACTGGGGCTCTCAACCCATTGCTCAGCAACCGCTCCAAGGTGGTGATCATTCTGGTAACTATGGTTACAAATCTGACAACCAGGAGTTTTATCAGGATTATTTTGGGCAACAGTGGAAGTAG
- the LOC109866638 gene encoding heterogeneous nuclear ribonucleoprotein Q-like isoform X3 — translation MTKMATDQTTDHVNGNSTEEPIDITEVDTTTAEVIHSDNFQTLLDAGLPQKVAEKLDAIYIAGLVSHSDLDERAIEALKEFNEEGALQVLLEFKESDLSHVQNKSAFLCGVMKTYRQREKQGTKVSDSTKGPVEAKIKALLDRTIYTLDVTTGQRKYGGPPPESVYSGAQPTIGTEIFVGKIPRDLFEDELVPLFEKAGPIWDLRLMMDPLSGLNRGYAFVTLCTKEAASEAVNLCNNHEIRPGKHIGVCISVANNRLFVGSIPKSKTKEQIVEEFAKVTEGLNDVILYHQPDDKKKNRGFCFLEYEDHKTAAQARRRLMSGKVKVWGNVVTVEWADPIENPDPEVMAKVKVLFVRNLANSVTEEILEKSFGQFGKLERVKKLKDYAFVHFDERDAAVEALAQMNGKVLEGEHIDIVFAKPPDQKRKERKAQRQAARTNMYDDDYYYNYGPPQLPPPTRGGRGRGGYSYPPDYYGYDDYDDYYGYDYPNYRGGYDYDYDYYGYDDFQAPARGRGGRGARGASPARGRPGAPRGRGGFSPRGGPGSSRGGVQQRGRGGVRGVRGDHSGNVGGKRKADGYNQPDSKRCQTNNQNWGSQPIAQQPLQGGDHSGNYGYKSDNQEFYQDYFGQQWK, via the exons ATGGCGACCGATCAGACGACTGATCATGTAAATGGGAATAGTACAGAGGAACCAATAGATATAACTGAAGTGGACACAACTACAGCTGAAGTTATCCATTCAGACAATTTCCAGACTTTATTAGATGCTGGTTTACCACAGAAAGTTGCAGAAAAACTAGATGCAATTTACATAGCAG GCTTGGTATCGCACAGTGACCTAGATGAAAGGGCTATTGAAGCATTGAAAGAATTTAACGAAGAAGGTGCTCTACAAGTCCTGCTTGAATTTAAGGAAAGTGATCTGTCGCACGTGCAA AACAAAAGTGCCTTCCTCTGTGGAGTAATGAAGACttatagacagagggagaagcaAGGAACCAAAGTTTCAGATTCCACGAAAGGACCAGTTGAGGcgaaaataaaa GCTCTGCTTGATAGAACCATCTATACACTTGATGTGACAACGGGTCAGCGGAAGTATGGAGGGCCCCCCCCAGAGTCTGTGTATTCAGGTGCTCAACCCACTATTGGAACAGAG ATATTTGTTGGGAAAATTCCTCGAGACTTGTTTGAGGATGAGCTGGTGCCACTCTTTGAGAAGGCGGGACCTATCTGGGATCTACGTCTAATGATGGACCCCCTGAGTGGCTTGAACAGGGGCTACGCCTTTGTCACCTTATGCACTAAAGAGGCTGCCTCGGAGGCTGTAAACCTG TGTAATAATCATGAAATACGCCCCGGCAAACACATTGGAGTGTGTATATCTGTTGCCAATAACCGGCTGTTCGTCGGCTCCATCCCCAAGAGTAAAACGAAAGAACAGATTGTGGAGGAGTTTGCTAAAGTCACAG AGGGTCTTAATGATGTCATACTGTACCATCAGCCAGATGACAAAAAGAAGAACAGAGGTTTTTGCTTTTTGGAATACGAGGACCATAAAACTGCTGCTCAGGCCAGACGCAGGCTAATGAGTGGCAAGGTGAaagtgtgggggaacgtggttaCTGTGGAATGGGCAGACCCCATCGAGAACCCAGATCCAGAGGTTATGGCCAAG GTGAAAGTTTTGTTTGTCCGAAACCTTGCGAACAGTGTTACGGAAGAAATACTTGAAAAATCCTTCGGCCAGTTTGGTAAACTGGAGCGAGTGAAAAAGCTGAAAGATTACGCCTTCGTTCATTTTGATGAGAGGGACGCTGCAGTCGAG GCGTTGGCTCAAATGAATGGCAAAGTTCTGGAAGGAGAGCACATTGACATAGTTTTTGCAAAGCCCCCTGATCAGAAGAGGAAGGAACGCAAAGCTCAGAGACAAGCAGCCAGAACAAACAT gtatgatgatgattattattacaACTACGGCCCCCCTCAGTTGCCCCCTCCCACAAGAGGCGGCCGGGGTAGGGGAGGTTATTCTTACCCACCCGACTATTATGGCTACGATGATTACGACGATTATTATGGTTATGATTATCCCAACTACCGCGGGGGATACGACTATGACTACGACTACTACGGCTATGATGACTTTCAGGCTCCCGCTAGAGGAAGAGGTGGCAGAGGTGCAAGGGGGGCATCCCCAGCCAGAGGTAGGCCAGGCGCTCCCAGGGGAAGAGGTGGCTTTTCCCCGCGTGGTGGTCCAGGATCAAGCAGAGGAGGTGTGCAACAGAGAGGCCGCGGCGGGGTACGTGGTGTGAGGGGTGACCACAGTGGAAATGTAGGAGGAAAGCGCAAAGCTGATGGGTACAATCAGCCAGATTCCAAGCGGTGCCAAACCAATAATCAGAACTGGGGCTCTCAACCCATTGCTCAGCAACCGCTCCAAGGTGGTGATCATTCTGGTAACTATGGTTACAAATCTGACAACCAGGAGTTTTATCAGGATTATTTTGGGCAACAGTGGAAGTAG
- the LOC109866638 gene encoding heterogeneous nuclear ribonucleoprotein Q-like isoform X7 gives MMATDQTTDHVNGNSTEEPIDITEVDTTTAEVIHSDNFQTLLDAGLPQKVAEKLDAIYIAGLVSHSDLDERAIEALKEFNEEGALQVLLEFKESDLSHVQNKSAFLCGVMKTYRQREKQGTKVSDSTKGPVEAKIKALLDRTIYTLDVTTGQRKYGGPPPESVYSGAQPTIGTEIFVGKIPRDLFEDELVPLFEKAGPIWDLRLMMDPLSGLNRGYAFVTLCTKEAASEAVNLCNNHEIRPGKHIGVCISVANNRLFVGSIPKSKTKEQIVEEFAKVTEGLNDVILYHQPDDKKKNRGFCFLEYEDHKTAAQARRRLMSGKVKVWGNVVTVEWADPIENPDPEVMAKVKVLFVRNLANSVTEEILEKSFGQFGKLERVKKLKDYAFVHFDERDAAVEALAQMNGKVLEGEHIDIVFAKPPDQKRKERKAQRQAARTNMYDDDYYYNYGPPQLPPPTRGGRGRGGYSYPPDYYGYDDYDDYYGYDYPNYRGGYDYDYDYYGYDDFQAPARGRGGRGARGASPARGRPGAPRGRGGFSPRGGPGSSRGGVQQRGRGGGKVVEAGPDLSL, from the exons ATGGCGACCGATCAGACGACTGATCATGTAAATGGGAATAGTACAGAGGAACCAATAGATATAACTGAAGTGGACACAACTACAGCTGAAGTTATCCATTCAGACAATTTCCAGACTTTATTAGATGCTGGTTTACCACAGAAAGTTGCAGAAAAACTAGATGCAATTTACATAGCAG GCTTGGTATCGCACAGTGACCTAGATGAAAGGGCTATTGAAGCATTGAAAGAATTTAACGAAGAAGGTGCTCTACAAGTCCTGCTTGAATTTAAGGAAAGTGATCTGTCGCACGTGCAA AACAAAAGTGCCTTCCTCTGTGGAGTAATGAAGACttatagacagagggagaagcaAGGAACCAAAGTTTCAGATTCCACGAAAGGACCAGTTGAGGcgaaaataaaa GCTCTGCTTGATAGAACCATCTATACACTTGATGTGACAACGGGTCAGCGGAAGTATGGAGGGCCCCCCCCAGAGTCTGTGTATTCAGGTGCTCAACCCACTATTGGAACAGAG ATATTTGTTGGGAAAATTCCTCGAGACTTGTTTGAGGATGAGCTGGTGCCACTCTTTGAGAAGGCGGGACCTATCTGGGATCTACGTCTAATGATGGACCCCCTGAGTGGCTTGAACAGGGGCTACGCCTTTGTCACCTTATGCACTAAAGAGGCTGCCTCGGAGGCTGTAAACCTG TGTAATAATCATGAAATACGCCCCGGCAAACACATTGGAGTGTGTATATCTGTTGCCAATAACCGGCTGTTCGTCGGCTCCATCCCCAAGAGTAAAACGAAAGAACAGATTGTGGAGGAGTTTGCTAAAGTCACAG AGGGTCTTAATGATGTCATACTGTACCATCAGCCAGATGACAAAAAGAAGAACAGAGGTTTTTGCTTTTTGGAATACGAGGACCATAAAACTGCTGCTCAGGCCAGACGCAGGCTAATGAGTGGCAAGGTGAaagtgtgggggaacgtggttaCTGTGGAATGGGCAGACCCCATCGAGAACCCAGATCCAGAGGTTATGGCCAAG GTGAAAGTTTTGTTTGTCCGAAACCTTGCGAACAGTGTTACGGAAGAAATACTTGAAAAATCCTTCGGCCAGTTTGGTAAACTGGAGCGAGTGAAAAAGCTGAAAGATTACGCCTTCGTTCATTTTGATGAGAGGGACGCTGCAGTCGAG GCGTTGGCTCAAATGAATGGCAAAGTTCTGGAAGGAGAGCACATTGACATAGTTTTTGCAAAGCCCCCTGATCAGAAGAGGAAGGAACGCAAAGCTCAGAGACAAGCAGCCAGAACAAACAT gtatgatgatgattattattacaACTACGGCCCCCCTCAGTTGCCCCCTCCCACAAGAGGCGGCCGGGGTAGGGGAGGTTATTCTTACCCACCCGACTATTATGGCTACGATGATTACGACGATTATTATGGTTATGATTATCCCAACTACCGCGGGGGATACGACTATGACTACGACTACTACGGCTATGATGACTTTCAGGCTCCCGCTAGAGGAAGAGGTGGCAGAGGTGCAAGGGGGGCATCCCCAGCCAGAGGTAGGCCAGGCGCTCCCAGGGGAAGAGGTGGCTTTTCCCCGCGTGGTGGTCCAGGATCAAGCAGAGGAGGTGTGCAACAGAGAGGCCGCGGCGGG
- the LOC109866638 gene encoding heterogeneous nuclear ribonucleoprotein Q-like isoform X5, which produces MTKMATDQTTDHVNGNSTEEPIDITEVDTTTAEVIHSDNFQTLLDAGLPQKVAEKLDAIYIAGLVSHSDLDERAIEALKEFNEEGALQVLLEFKESDLSHVQNKSAFLCGVMKTYRQREKQGTKVSDSTKGPVEAKIKALLDRTIYTLDVTTGQRKYGGPPPESVYSGAQPTIGTEIFVGKIPRDLFEDELVPLFEKAGPIWDLRLMMDPLSGLNRGYAFVTLCTKEAASEAVNLCNNHEIRPGKHIGVCISVANNRLFVGSIPKSKTKEQIVEEFAKVTEGLNDVILYHQPDDKKKNRGFCFLEYEDHKTAAQARRRLMSGKVKVWGNVVTVEWADPIENPDPEVMAKVKVLFVRNLANSVTEEILEKSFGQFGKLERVKKLKDYAFVHFDERDAAVEALAQMNGKVLEGEHIDIVFAKPPDQKRKERKAQRQAARTNMYDDDYYYNYGPPQLPPPTRGGRGRGGYSYPPDYYGYDDYDDYYGYDYPNYRGGYDYDYDYYGYDDFQAPARGRGGRGARGASPARGRPGAPRGRGGFSPRGGPGSSRGGVQQRGRGGGKVVEAGPDLSL; this is translated from the exons ATGGCGACCGATCAGACGACTGATCATGTAAATGGGAATAGTACAGAGGAACCAATAGATATAACTGAAGTGGACACAACTACAGCTGAAGTTATCCATTCAGACAATTTCCAGACTTTATTAGATGCTGGTTTACCACAGAAAGTTGCAGAAAAACTAGATGCAATTTACATAGCAG GCTTGGTATCGCACAGTGACCTAGATGAAAGGGCTATTGAAGCATTGAAAGAATTTAACGAAGAAGGTGCTCTACAAGTCCTGCTTGAATTTAAGGAAAGTGATCTGTCGCACGTGCAA AACAAAAGTGCCTTCCTCTGTGGAGTAATGAAGACttatagacagagggagaagcaAGGAACCAAAGTTTCAGATTCCACGAAAGGACCAGTTGAGGcgaaaataaaa GCTCTGCTTGATAGAACCATCTATACACTTGATGTGACAACGGGTCAGCGGAAGTATGGAGGGCCCCCCCCAGAGTCTGTGTATTCAGGTGCTCAACCCACTATTGGAACAGAG ATATTTGTTGGGAAAATTCCTCGAGACTTGTTTGAGGATGAGCTGGTGCCACTCTTTGAGAAGGCGGGACCTATCTGGGATCTACGTCTAATGATGGACCCCCTGAGTGGCTTGAACAGGGGCTACGCCTTTGTCACCTTATGCACTAAAGAGGCTGCCTCGGAGGCTGTAAACCTG TGTAATAATCATGAAATACGCCCCGGCAAACACATTGGAGTGTGTATATCTGTTGCCAATAACCGGCTGTTCGTCGGCTCCATCCCCAAGAGTAAAACGAAAGAACAGATTGTGGAGGAGTTTGCTAAAGTCACAG AGGGTCTTAATGATGTCATACTGTACCATCAGCCAGATGACAAAAAGAAGAACAGAGGTTTTTGCTTTTTGGAATACGAGGACCATAAAACTGCTGCTCAGGCCAGACGCAGGCTAATGAGTGGCAAGGTGAaagtgtgggggaacgtggttaCTGTGGAATGGGCAGACCCCATCGAGAACCCAGATCCAGAGGTTATGGCCAAG GTGAAAGTTTTGTTTGTCCGAAACCTTGCGAACAGTGTTACGGAAGAAATACTTGAAAAATCCTTCGGCCAGTTTGGTAAACTGGAGCGAGTGAAAAAGCTGAAAGATTACGCCTTCGTTCATTTTGATGAGAGGGACGCTGCAGTCGAG GCGTTGGCTCAAATGAATGGCAAAGTTCTGGAAGGAGAGCACATTGACATAGTTTTTGCAAAGCCCCCTGATCAGAAGAGGAAGGAACGCAAAGCTCAGAGACAAGCAGCCAGAACAAACAT gtatgatgatgattattattacaACTACGGCCCCCCTCAGTTGCCCCCTCCCACAAGAGGCGGCCGGGGTAGGGGAGGTTATTCTTACCCACCCGACTATTATGGCTACGATGATTACGACGATTATTATGGTTATGATTATCCCAACTACCGCGGGGGATACGACTATGACTACGACTACTACGGCTATGATGACTTTCAGGCTCCCGCTAGAGGAAGAGGTGGCAGAGGTGCAAGGGGGGCATCCCCAGCCAGAGGTAGGCCAGGCGCTCCCAGGGGAAGAGGTGGCTTTTCCCCGCGTGGTGGTCCAGGATCAAGCAGAGGAGGTGTGCAACAGAGAGGCCGCGGCGGG
- the LOC109866638 gene encoding heterogeneous nuclear ribonucleoprotein Q-like isoform X6, giving the protein MMATDQTTDHVNGNSTEEPIDITEVDTTTAEVIHSDNFQTLLDAGLPQKVAEKLDAIYIAGLVSHSDLDERAIEALKEFNEEGALQVLLEFKESDLSHVQNKSAFLCGVMKTYRQREKQGTKVSDSTKGPVEAKIKALLDRTIYTLDVTTGQRKYGGPPPESVYSGAQPTIGTEIFVGKIPRDLFEDELVPLFEKAGPIWDLRLMMDPLSGLNRGYAFVTLCTKEAASEAVNLCNNHEIRPGKHIGVCISVANNRLFVGSIPKSKTKEQIVEEFAKVTEGLNDVILYHQPDDKKKNRGFCFLEYEDHKTAAQARRRLMSGKVKVWGNVVTVEWADPIENPDPEVMAKVKVLFVRNLANSVTEEILEKSFGQFGKLERVKKLKDYAFVHFDERDAAVEALAQMNGKVLEGEHIDIVFAKPPDQKRKERKAQRQAARTNMYDDDYYYNYGPPQLPPPTRGGRGRGGYSYPPDYYGYDDYDDYYGYDYPNYRGGYDYDYDYYGYDDFQAPARGRGGRGARGASPARGRPGAPRGRGGFSPRGGPGSSRGGVQQRGRGGQGKVVEAGPDLSL; this is encoded by the exons ATGGCGACCGATCAGACGACTGATCATGTAAATGGGAATAGTACAGAGGAACCAATAGATATAACTGAAGTGGACACAACTACAGCTGAAGTTATCCATTCAGACAATTTCCAGACTTTATTAGATGCTGGTTTACCACAGAAAGTTGCAGAAAAACTAGATGCAATTTACATAGCAG GCTTGGTATCGCACAGTGACCTAGATGAAAGGGCTATTGAAGCATTGAAAGAATTTAACGAAGAAGGTGCTCTACAAGTCCTGCTTGAATTTAAGGAAAGTGATCTGTCGCACGTGCAA AACAAAAGTGCCTTCCTCTGTGGAGTAATGAAGACttatagacagagggagaagcaAGGAACCAAAGTTTCAGATTCCACGAAAGGACCAGTTGAGGcgaaaataaaa GCTCTGCTTGATAGAACCATCTATACACTTGATGTGACAACGGGTCAGCGGAAGTATGGAGGGCCCCCCCCAGAGTCTGTGTATTCAGGTGCTCAACCCACTATTGGAACAGAG ATATTTGTTGGGAAAATTCCTCGAGACTTGTTTGAGGATGAGCTGGTGCCACTCTTTGAGAAGGCGGGACCTATCTGGGATCTACGTCTAATGATGGACCCCCTGAGTGGCTTGAACAGGGGCTACGCCTTTGTCACCTTATGCACTAAAGAGGCTGCCTCGGAGGCTGTAAACCTG TGTAATAATCATGAAATACGCCCCGGCAAACACATTGGAGTGTGTATATCTGTTGCCAATAACCGGCTGTTCGTCGGCTCCATCCCCAAGAGTAAAACGAAAGAACAGATTGTGGAGGAGTTTGCTAAAGTCACAG AGGGTCTTAATGATGTCATACTGTACCATCAGCCAGATGACAAAAAGAAGAACAGAGGTTTTTGCTTTTTGGAATACGAGGACCATAAAACTGCTGCTCAGGCCAGACGCAGGCTAATGAGTGGCAAGGTGAaagtgtgggggaacgtggttaCTGTGGAATGGGCAGACCCCATCGAGAACCCAGATCCAGAGGTTATGGCCAAG GTGAAAGTTTTGTTTGTCCGAAACCTTGCGAACAGTGTTACGGAAGAAATACTTGAAAAATCCTTCGGCCAGTTTGGTAAACTGGAGCGAGTGAAAAAGCTGAAAGATTACGCCTTCGTTCATTTTGATGAGAGGGACGCTGCAGTCGAG GCGTTGGCTCAAATGAATGGCAAAGTTCTGGAAGGAGAGCACATTGACATAGTTTTTGCAAAGCCCCCTGATCAGAAGAGGAAGGAACGCAAAGCTCAGAGACAAGCAGCCAGAACAAACAT gtatgatgatgattattattacaACTACGGCCCCCCTCAGTTGCCCCCTCCCACAAGAGGCGGCCGGGGTAGGGGAGGTTATTCTTACCCACCCGACTATTATGGCTACGATGATTACGACGATTATTATGGTTATGATTATCCCAACTACCGCGGGGGATACGACTATGACTACGACTACTACGGCTATGATGACTTTCAGGCTCCCGCTAGAGGAAGAGGTGGCAGAGGTGCAAGGGGGGCATCCCCAGCCAGAGGTAGGCCAGGCGCTCCCAGGGGAAGAGGTGGCTTTTCCCCGCGTGGTGGTCCAGGATCAAGCAGAGGAGGTGTGCAACAGAGAGGCCGCGGCGGG